DNA from Macadamia integrifolia cultivar HAES 741 unplaced genomic scaffold, SCU_Mint_v3 scaffold2382, whole genome shotgun sequence:
AAATTTTTCCCTGGAAACAGATGAAGCTTTGGGTAAAGTTTAAGATTTTTGGAGAAAAGAATTTAAATTTGTTAGGTTCATCACTCTGAAGATttgttttgatatattttaCCAATCTTACTTCTCCTTGCTTCTGTTTTTCAGTCTTGGATTAGGCTTTTATGATGTGATGTAGGATCATTCCTATTGTTATAATTAGCTTCAACACTTCAGCAGAACAAAGACCAAGTTTGGTTTGTTGGTGAAACGGAAATGTGAAGATATCCAATGGAGAACAACAGAAAAGGTGGGTTGTCTGAATAAAAATGATTCCCATAAAtcatttcttcaattgctttccATAGAAAATTCTGGATTTTGGAAACCAAAATGGTAATATCAATATCTATAATTCTTTTTTGAGTGTCATTATGTTACGTGCATACAAGATAGAGGAGAGATAATAGGGAGgtcaagagataaaataggtgagagagagatatatgatTGCTACTAATAACGTAAAATAGAGAAATgcaagagataaaataggataGGATTGGCTTTACTGATGAAACCATGGCATCCGGCTTGATTAGGAGGTAGCATGCCTCGACTCAACAGTTGAGCATTATTTTGTTTGGTTTACTTTCTATTACATactaatttctattatataGGATAGGATAACAGTTACATCTTACAACCCATCCTCTCCACGTTTTCCTAATACTCTCCTTCTCTACTCCACTAACTCCTCTTACAACTTCTCCATTAACCCACTAGCAATAACTCCTATAACTTCTATTACCCACTAAACGCAACTTCTCACAGATGGCATCAAGATGATGCGTGCATGGATTCcatagagaaaagaggaaaattaAGACGAGAGGGATTgagataaaagaaataaataaaatataataaaagataGTATTGGTTTTACGGACAAAGCCATGACATCCTGACCTTTTGAGAGGTAGTCGACatcttttaataataaaaatgacatCAAGAGATAGTTTAGGATTTCATTCGTTGTCTCtattttttttgtccttttttttttaaataggatAGGATAACAGTCACAAAAGAGTTTCAATCTCTTACTCTACTAACACCACTTCTCTAATAACTACTACTATAACCAATAACTCATgcataattgaaaatttttaaacaaCCAAATTCTATCTCAAAAGTAACTATTCCCGCTCATATATGGACGTAACATTCCATCCCCGTTAAGATTGGTCTTGTCCTCAAGATCACTTGTTGTAAATTAAATCTTCATTGCATCCGGATCCTCCCAAGTCCCTTTAGCATGTTGGTAGCCAAAGATGGGCCCGAGccaaacaaaggaaaaattggACACATACTCGGAGAATAGGAATGTATgaaaaattcatattttattttaatttacaaATCTGAATCGGACGTGCCTGCCACACACAGATCTAATGCGTGAATGAAATTCGAAAACAATTAGATCCATAACATCTATGTCAGCTTTTCTATCTAAATGCATCCAAAGCAACTCACTTTCTAGATGATCCTTTTAGATAGTCTTCCATTGGCTTAATCGAGGAAGCCATGACCTCatttctcaaaagaaaaattgtaaaaattccACCGATGGATCCCGTGCCTAAACTTTGATACTAGATGATGcgtgcaaagattccatagagagaaaataagaaaagtaagACAAGAGAGGGCTTGAAATAAAAGGAATTAAGTAAAATATAATAAAGGATAGGGATGATTTTATGGATGAAACCATGATGTCCCGACCTATTGGGAGGTAGCCAATCTCTTCTCAAGATAAAATCAAGAgataatttaggatttcattcgTTGTCTCTACTTTTTTTGTCCTTCTTAAATAGGATAggataataattacaaaagagTTATAATCTCTTACTCCATTAATGTCACTTCTCTAATAACTACTACTATAACCGATAACTCTTGCATAATTGAAAATTTATACACAACCAAATTATATCTCAAAAGTAACTATTCCCGCTCATAGGTGCAAGTAACACATTACTTATAATTAAAAACATTGTCATTTTTGCATGCTTAGACTACTAAGAATAGTAGATATATTGATTCGATAAACTACATAAgcaacattgtgggtttgaagctACACTTGAATACAAAAAAATTCAGTAAAACTTCAATACTTTGTCTTTTTATTTCCTACTTTTTTCTAAAATGCCTTGCAAAAGCTATGTAGTAGGAAATTAATTACTGAAATAGAACTAGTACAGCATCATAGGTTGCCTCAGCAAGAACAAGTTTGCAATTTGACATCTTCGATTGGTAGCTTGTTGGTTGGAAAAGGGCAAGTGCTCTTGCCATTATCTGGCAACAAAGAACAAGGTGGAGGAGTCACTTCACTGGTTGTTCCGGCGATATCGGTGCAGTTCCATTGCAATTTCTTGGGTTTTGCAGAGAGCCCAATTGTGACATTAGATATGCAAATTCCAGCAAAGGGATCATTGTCAATACCAGCCAAATTTGCAGCCATGGTGACATTCTGGGCAACCATGTCATTGTAATTAATCCCTTTAATAACAGGAACTGCTTTGGGATCATAGCCATCATCTGGGTGAGAACCATAAGCTCCTGTCATCCAGAAGACATACTTCATTGTATTCATTGTAAATCTTCTTACAAATATGTCTTTCACATATCCACCTCTCCCAGGAGATGATTTGATCCTCACCCCGGACTCTGAGTTCAAAGCATAAATGTCTTCAATCCTGACATCCTCGATGCCGCCGGACATCTCACTTCCGAGAGCGATAACAGCACTGTCAGGTGAAATGCAGGTGAACCTTCTGATAATGACATGCTTCGTGGGCATCCCGAAAGCTATTCCATATTGATCCCAACCACTCTTTATTGCAATGCAATCATCTCCTGAAACTACAAAACAGTCTTCAATTCTCACATTTGTGCATGAATCTGCATTTcacaggagaaaaagaaaaacaacaattcAGTGTCAACCCAGTTAGTAGAATGACTCAAGAATTGAATTGATACATAAGGAGCATTGTACAAACCTGGATCGATCCCATCAGTGTTTGCTGAATCAGTTGGTGCGAGGATGGTAAGGCCCAACACTAACACATTACTGCAATGACAAAATTTTGATCAAAACTGAGAGATCTTGTTCATGGAGACAAATTAATTAGATTCGATTTAAGAATTTATAGGATCAAACCTGCTATAAACAGGATGAACAACCCAAAATTGAGAGTTAAGAAGAGTCAGATTGGATATCTGGACTTGGTTAGAGTACATGATCTCAATCAGGTGAGGTCGAGTATAGTTAGTCTGGTTATTGCGGAATTTTTCCCACCAAATAGCACCTTGGCCATCAATGGTGCCATTATTACCTGAAATCAAAGAACCCATCACAGTCCATCAACGagagagaaaacccaaaaaccccgAAACCCAGAATCTATTTATTGTGATTTGGTTGTAATGAACAGTGATGTATAcctgtaatgactatatcagtTAGGTTTGTGCCATAAATGAAAGCTCCATATCTTGGACCAGGTAATTCTCTTCCTCTCCCATAGGAAGGCAAAGGAGGGACAATGGGATAGTCTTTCTCATCCTGATAAAGCTAagcaaataaaaacaaaaccaaagaaCAGGAGTTGAAGATTGAAGAACAATATAGATTAAACAGAGACCTGGGAAGCAAGGATAACAGCATCCTTGTGGAGAAACAGAGTGAAATTACTGGTAAGGTTGAAGCTCCCAGTAAGCCATTTTCCAGGAGAAACGATCAATTGGGATCCACCTTGAGCTCCAAACTGACTGAGATGTTCGATTGCCTTACGGAAGGCAATGGTATTTGAAGTCTTTCCATCTCCAACACCTCCAAAATCCGTCAGTGAAGAGCTGTGTTTTCTGCAATTTATCGCTTCGTAACTGAAGGTGGAACCCGATTCAGCTCCTTTTAAGCCCACCAGTCCAAGCAATACTATCACTGCGACTGTCTCAATTATCTGTGATTTGCAGTTTTGGAAGcacaaaaattaaatttttagaCACAGACTAATAAACCCAACTAGATATCAAACAAaaattttttgacaaacaaatAAACCCAACTagatatcaaataaaaaaaatttgaactgATGGAggtgaaagtaaaaaaatgaaTCTAAAATTCAAAACCAGTCGTTTTGTGATTTGGGATTAACAAGGGGAAGAACAAAAGATTCAAACAATACAGAAATCT
Protein-coding regions in this window:
- the LOC122066415 gene encoding probable polygalacturonase; translated protein: MASSRNPRIKQIIETVAVIVLLGLVGLKGAESGSTFSYEAINCRKHSSSLTDFGGVGDGKTSNTIAFRKAIEHLSQFGAQGGSQLIVSPGKWLTGSFNLTSNFTLFLHKDAVILASQDEKDYPIVPPLPSYGRGRELPGPRYGAFIYGTNLTDIVITGNNGTIDGQGAIWWEKFRNNQTNYTRPHLIEIMYSNQVQISNLTLLNSQFWVVHPVYSSNVLVLGLTILAPTDSANTDGIDPDSCTNVRIEDCFVVSGDDCIAIKSGWDQYGIAFGMPTKHVIIRRFTCISPDSAVIALGSEMSGGIEDVRIEDIYALNSESGVRIKSSPGRGGYVKDIFVRRFTMNTMKYVFWMTGAYGSHPDDGYDPKAVPVIKGINYNDMVAQNVTMAANLAGIDNDPFAGICISNVTIGLSAKPKKLQWNCTDIAGTTSEVTPPPCSLLPDNGKSTCPFPTNKLPIEDVKLQTCSC